The following proteins come from a genomic window of Gossypium raimondii isolate GPD5lz chromosome 5, ASM2569854v1, whole genome shotgun sequence:
- the LOC105769421 gene encoding LOW QUALITY PROTEIN: glutamyl-tRNA reductase 1, chloroplastic (The sequence of the model RefSeq protein was modified relative to this genomic sequence to represent the inferred CDS: inserted 2 bases in 1 codon) — translation MAISSTFSGAKLERLLINSCSSPSASSLRACSLSHQQMKAFSKPNRGRKALAQRTGGVRCEVAQSDAINEGDKMDPSKASALSALEQLKTSAADRYTKERSSIVVIGLSVHTAPVEMREKLAIPEAEWPRAIAELCGLNHIEEAAVLSTCNRMEIYVVALSQHRGVKEVTEWMSKTSGIPVSEICEHRFLLYNKDATQHIFEVSAGLDSLVLGEGQILAQVKQVVKVGQGVVGFGRNISGLFKHAITVGKRVRTETNIAAGAVSVSSAAVELALMKLPESSHATARMLVIGAGKMGKLVIKHLVAKGCTKMVVVNRSEEKVAAIHEEMQGVEIIYRPLTDMLACSAEADVVFTSTASETPLFLKEHVKDLPXVSSEVGGLRLFVDISVPRNVGSCVSDVEGARLYNVDDLKEVVAANKEDRLRKAMEAQAIIAEESKQFEAWRDSLETVPTIKKLRAYAERIRVAELEKCLSKMGEDIPKKTRRAVDDLSRGIVNKLLHGPMQHLRCDGSDDRTLSETLENMHALNRMFGLESDISLFEQKIRAKVEQSQK, via the exons ATGGCGATTTCTTCGACTTTTTCCGGTGCTAAATTGGAGCGTTTGTTGATCAATTCTTGCTCATCGCCCTCTGCTTCTTCTTTGCGGGCTTGTTCTCTTTCTCACCAGCAAATGAAGGCTTTTTCCAAGCCTAATCGTGGAAGAAAAGCTTTGGCTCAGAGGACTGGTGGAGTTAGATGTGAAGTTGCTCAATCCGACGCCATTAACGAAGGCGATAAAATGGATCCTTCCAAGGCTTCTGCACTCTCCGCTCTTGAACAGCTCAAGACTTCCGCTGCTGACA GGTATACAAAGGAAAGGAGCAGCATTGTGGTCATAGGACTTAGTGTTCACACTGCGCCTGTGGAGATGCGTGAGAAACTTGCCATTCCTGAAGCAGAATGGCCACGAGCCATTGCCGAATTATGTGGTTTGAATCACATAGAAGAGGCTGCTGTTCTCAGCACCTGCAACAGGATGGAAATATATGTTGTGGCTCTATCGCAGCATCGTGGAGTCAAAGAAGTAACTGAATGGATGTCAAAG ACTAGTGGTATCCCAGTTTCAGAGATTTGCGAGCACCGGTTTTTGTTGTACAACAAGGATGCTACACAGCACATCTTTGAAGTATCTGCTGGTCTTGACTCTCTTGTTCTTGGAGAAGGTCAAATCCTTGCACAAGTTAAACAAGTTGTCAAAGTTGGGCAAGGTGTTGTTGGCTTTGGAAGGAACATTAGTGGGCTGTTCAAGCACGCAATTACTGTTGGGAAGCGTGTTAGAACAGAGACTAACATTGCTGCTGGGGCTGTTTCTGTTAGCTCTGCTGCTGTTGAACTGGCTTTAATGAAGCTGCCTGAGTCCTCGCATGCTACTGCTCGAATGTTGGTTATTGGAGCAGGAAAGATGGGGAAGCTTGTGATCAAGCACTTGGTGGCAAAAGGTTGCACCAAGATGGTTGTTGTTAACAGAAGTGAGGAGAAAGTTGCAGCAATCCATGAGGAGATGCAAGGTGTTGAAATTATTTACAGGCCCTTGACAGACATGCTCGCTTGTTCAGCTGAAGCTGATGTGGTCTTCACCAGTACCGCATCAGAAACCCCATTGTTTCTGAAAGAGCATGTCAAGGATCTCCC TGTCAGTTCTGAAGTTGGCGGTTTAAGGCTCTTCGTTGATATCTCTGTTCCACGAAATGTGGGATCATGTGTCTCAGATGTTGAAGGTGCACGTCTCTACAATGTTGATGACCTGAAGGAGGTTGTAGCTGCTAATAAAGAGGACCGACTACGAAAAGCAATGGAAGCTCAGGCCATTATTGCTGAGGAATCGAAACAGTTTGAAGCATGGAGGGATTCACTGGAAACTGTTCCAACCATCAAGAAGTTGAGAGCCTACGCAGAGAGAATTCGAGTTGCAGAGTTGGAGAAATGCTTATCAAAGATGGGTGAAGATATCCCTAAGAAAACAAGGAGGGCTGTGGATGATCTCAGCCGGGGAATTGTGAATAAACTTCTCCATGGTCCAATGCAGCACCTGAGGTGTGACGGTAGCGACGATCGAACTCTCAGTGAGACCCTTGAGAACATGCATGCACTTAACAGAATGTTTGGCCTCGAGTCAGATATATCACTTTTCGAGCAGAAAATTCGAGCCAAGGTGGAACAAAGCCAAAAGTAA
- the LOC105769569 gene encoding E3 ubiquitin-protein ligase WAV3-like: MGTGWRRAFCTTIPRDPENTVIDKQHQSPSPSPRNCAKLSFFSTGSNPSTPRFQSQPVSSPSLRCRTTVEPSSTNESPTLHCKTTPRAATKSPKPILSSNPSSPRSPLKLSLFRNSFKFRSSCGICLNSVKTGQGTAIYTAECAHAFHFPCIAAHVRKHDSLVCPVCNTTWKDVPLLSIHRNSAPQNDTPLIENTTPRIEEKKIIESCSPRIVNQPEPKPKQKPKAKPSDLRSYDDDEPLLSPTAGARFIPIPEADENIEQEEDDDDVEEFQGFFVNPKSSSAVKSDDVLSFKGRDFRNVQVRLSPETAVVSVGRGYETYAVALKIKAPPPPAKILAPSRNSSNSTSHLDPSHRAPIDLVTVLDVSGSMTGAKLQMLKRAMRLVISSLGSADRLSIVAFSVTSKRLLPLRRMTAQGQRAARRIIDRLACGQGTSVGDALRKATKVLEGRRERNPVASIMLLSDGQDERVQSNASNQRHHSSHASSTRFAHIEIPVHAFGFGQSGGYSHEPAEDAFAKCVGGLLSVVVQDLRIQLSFASGSAPAEITAVYSCNGKPTVLTSGSVRLGDLYAEEERELLVELKVPTSAVGSSHVMCVRCLYKDPATQEVVYGRDQALLVPRPNDVRSSAPKIEQLRFFFISTRAIAEARRLIECSNDLTSAYHLLGSARALLMQSNSQSAEEYARGLEVELAELHWRKQQMMEIQRRRVNERERERERESMTVVMDENGEPLTPSSAWRAAEKLAKVAMMKKSLNRVSDLHGFENARF, from the exons ATGGGTACGGGTTGGAGAAGAGCCTTTTGCACTACAATCCCTAGAGACCCTGAAAACACTGTTATAGATAAGCAACATCAGAGTCCAAGTCCTAGCCCCAGGAATTGTGCCAAGCTGAGCTTTTTTTCTACTGGAAGTAACCCTTCTACGCCCCGTTTCCAATCTCAACCGGTTTCTAGCCCCAGTCTTCGTTGCCGCACTACTGTTGAACCGTCTTCCACAAATGAAAGTCCCACTCTCCATTGCAAAACCACCCCTAGAGCAGCCACTAAAAGTCCTAAACCAATTCTATCCTCCAATCCTTCCTCTCCTCGTTCCCCTCTCAAGCTTTCACTTTTCCGTAACAGCTTCAAGTTCAGG AGTAGCTGTGGAATCTGTTTGAACAGCGTGAAGACAGGTCAAGGAACTGCCATTTACACAGCTGAATGTGCACATGCCTTTCATTTCCCATGCATCGCTGCTCATGTTCGTAAACATGATTCCCTCGTTTGCCCGGTGTGTAATACCACCTGGAAAGATGTTCCTCTTCTCTCCATCCACAGAAACTCAGCTCCTCAAAACGACACACCTCTGATCGAAAACACCACCCCtagaattgaagaaaaaaaaatcattgaatCTTGTTCGCCCAGAATTGTCAACCAGCCGGAACCAAAACCCAAACAGAAACCCAAAGCCAAACCGTCCGATTTAAGATCCTACGATGACGATGAGCCATTGCTATCCCCAACCGCCGGTGCTCGTTTTATTCCCATCCCAGAAGCTGATGAAAACATCGAACAAGAAGAAGACGACGACGACGTCGAGGAGTTCCAAGGGTTCTTCGTTAATCCCAAATCTTCATCCGCCGTCAAATCCGATGATGTACTCTCGTTCAAAGGCCGTGATTTTAGGAATGTCCAGGTCAGATTATCTCCCGAAACGGCGGTCGTTTCAGTGGGCCGTGGATACGAAACTTATGCTGTGGCTTTGAAAATCAAGGCTCCACCTCCCCCCGCTAAAATATTGGCTCCTTCGAGGAATAGTAGCAATTCGACGTCGCATTTGGACCCTTCTCATCGTGCGCCTATCGATTTGGTTACGGTTCTTGATGTCAGCGGTAGCATGACCGGCGCTAAGCTCCAGATGTTGAAACGCGCCATGCGTTTAGTCATTTCGTCGCTCGGCTCGGCTGATAGGCTTTCCATCGTGGCTTTCTCGGTTACTTCGAAACGGTTATTGCCTTTGCGGAGGATGACGGCTCAGGGTCAACGAGCTGCTCGGCGCATTATTGACCGGCTCGCCTGCGGTCAAGGAACCAGCGTTGGCGATGCGTTGAGGAAGGCAACCAAAGTTCTTGAGGGTCGGAGGGAAAGAAATCCAGTTGCTAGCATAATGTTGTTGTCCGACGGTCAGGATGAAAGAGTCCAATCCAACGCTTCCAATCAACGGCACCATTCAAGCCACGCCTCGTCCACTCGTTTCGCCCACATTGAAATCCCGGTTCACGCGTTCGGGTTCGGGCAGAGCGGCGGGTACAGTCATGAGCCAGCTGAGGATGCGTTTGCCAAATGCGTTGGTGGGTTATTGAGCGTTGTGGTCCAAGATTTGAGAATCCAGCTCAGCTTCGCATCCGGCTCTGCACCAGCTGAAATAACAGCCGTTTATTCATGTAACGGGAAGCCTACTGTTTTAACTTCCGGCTCCGTCCGGCTAGGCGATTTATACGCTGAGGAAGAAAGGGAATTGCTCGTGGAACTGAAAGTCCCAACTTCGGCGGTTGGATCCAGCCACGTGATGTGCGTTCGCTGTCTTTACAAGGATCCCGCCACACAAGAAGTCGTGTACGGCAGAGATCAAGCGCTTCTCGTACCTCGGCCCAACGACGTTCGATCATCGGCTCCTAAAATCGAACAGTTGAGATTCTTTTTCATCTCGACTCGAGCCATAGCCGAGGCGAGAAGGCTGATAGAGTGCAGTAACGACTTGACAAGCGCTTACCATTTGTTGGGCTCGGCTCGAGCCTTGTTGATGCAGTCGAATTCGCAGTCGGCCGAAGAGTATGCCAGAGGGTTAGAAGTTGAGTTGGCGGAATTGCATTGGAGGAAACAGCAGATGATGGAAATCCAACGACGGAGGGTGAACgaaagggaaagggaaagaGAAAGGGAGTCGATGACAGTGGTGATGGATGAAAACGGAGAGCCACTTACGCCGTCTTCGGCTTGGAGAGCGGCTGAGAAGTTGGCTAAAGTCGCCATGATGAAGAAGTCGTTGAATAGAGTCAGCGATTTACACGGCTTCGAAAATGCTAGATTTTAG